CAACACCTTGTGCCGCAGGCAAAGGTGCTACAATTCAGATGCAGATGCTACAATTCAATCCAAGAACAAAAATCACGGACAGGGTGATGACTTGAATTCCCTTCTTGTTATGAAGCAGAAGGCGCGCTTAACTTCCTTGCTGCGGGCAATAACCACACAAATTCTTGGCCATCATCTATGTTGTCTGTAAACAACTTCATCAGCAGTACCATATGCTAAAACCCTCTGTAACTTAAGTTAGTGACTACTCACTCCGTCCCAAAATGTAAAATGTTTTTTTGACACTAACATAGAGTGAAAAAACGTcctgcatttcggaacggagggagtattttattAACATCCGAACGGGTACATGTATTCTGCTAACAATCAGGTCGGAAGAGTATTAACAAAATAGATTTTGGATGCCATACCATTGAGGGTGACTGAACTGCCACTTGAGTTGCACAGATCCTTTACTATCTGGTGGAAATATCGTATATACTAGCTCGGTAGAAGTACAACGAAACAAGTGCACCCAAGAGCACAAAATGCAAAAAAGAAGAGTCGCCTAAATTTGAGCAGCTGAACAATTGCCCCTGCACTGGCACATAATACATATGCAGTAACAAGTGCCCAGTCATCCTTCAATAATACTTCCTCTGTAACTTcatataagacgttttttgacagtGCCATGGACTCTAAAAGCGTCTTATAAAAAGCTTGAGAGGGAGTAATTCAAATGATGAGAAGGAACTTTCTACTTGCTTGTACAACTGCATCACCACGTAATAATTGCATGGTCTTGTCCTCTGCTTGAGACCAGATGAGTAGAAAACTTCCCTTCACCAACAGTAGCGGAGATGATCTTGCTATGCCAGCAGAGAAAAATGAACATGGCTGGCAGTTACAATGTCTCAACAGGAACACATGTGGGACCTGACAAGCCGTTGTTCGGCTTATCAGTACAGGTTTTAGTTCGATATTATGTTGAAGTTGAATACTGGAGGAAGCATAAATTCCTCCAGTTCAATCTTATGTCAAGATTGAACAGAGCAAAATAATTCTCCAGTTCAAGATAATAGGAACATCACGCAGGGTAGTTAGCACACATTTCAAACACACATCAAAATGACTTGATAGTTTTAGAATCAACATGCACAACCGTCACTTCCTTCAAGGAATGGTGTCGAAAACAGGCATAGATTGCACAAAACACGAAACAGTGTGAGTTTCTTGATCATAAATTTATATGCATCAACAAAGATGCTAGTAGGCTTATGGTGGATCTGATTCATACATATTGCAGCAGAAGAGGTACAAACGTCTAGGACATAAAGAAGCACCAGTTCACTCAACAGTCTTCAGCGTTCAGACGAACCATCTATTTATTATTCTAGTGTCGGAAAGAAAGTATGTGGAACAAGAGTTTGTTTGAGATGAAAATTTGTAAGACTGAGTGACTTGTTATGGAAAGTGGCAACGAACTTACCATCCATGTCAATCTGAAGTAGCCACTCGGCATACTGGACTAGCACAAGCAACTCACCATCCACAGACATGACTACCGCATGCCAACAATTGTCAGGTTCTCCACACAACACCTTGATCTCAGTGACCGGCAATTCAATCTTGCACTTGAAGGTCCAGACCTCGCTTTCATAGTCCTGCAACACCCAGATATCAATGGTATTCGCGGCCCCATTACAACTAAACATGCCAAGCACGCCATCCATGTCAAACAAGTCCGCGTAGGCAAGATCATTTTTATAAGCCAGAACAACCAGAGCATGCATCTGCCGGAACGACTCAGCTGTGGTGTTGAAGATCACCATCATGTTGCTTTCAGTCTCATTTTGTTCTATGTGCCAATGCAGGTTGCCACGAAACAGAACAGCTGCCGTAGCCTCACGGTGTAAAAGCACTTGCTCAACCTCCGGCGGGCACCTGATGTTCCTCAACGGCTGGACGGAGTCCAATGCaaagatgtactccctccgtaaactaatataagagtatTTAGATTACTATTTTAGttatctaaacactcttatattagtttacagagggagtagtaggcATCATCATAAAAATAGGTttcctcctcatgatcatcgatttcctcctcatgatcatcggTTTCCTCATTTATACGATACCATAGTATCGGGTACTCGCCGGGAGGGTGGTGCCGATACATCCCCAAGACCGTGCAACGGACCTTGAAGTCACAAAGCGCAGGCATGGGAGCGTGTTGATGAGTGGCTGGGTTGTAGATGGAGGAGCAGGCATCCTTGCTGTACCTGTTATGTGAGATGAGGAGGAGGCCGTCGCAGGAGGCCACCAGGCCACAGTCCCTCTCGTCAAGCTGGGCGACGTGTTGCAGCTGGGCGTCGGCGGCCCGATGGTCGTAGGTGATGAGGTCTCGGTCGTGGAGGCGGCCGCCGTAACTGTGGCCGGAGGTGATGAGGAGGGCGGGCTGGCGGGCGTGGTGGGCGAGGAGGAAGTCGCGGGTGGAGGTGGTGCGGCGCCAGGCACGGCTGACGGCGCGGCAGCGGAGGATGGCTTTGGGGGGCAGGCGGACAAGGATCTCACAGATTACGACGTCGTCGAGGAGGCCAGGGAGGAGAGGCGTCGCTCCTGCGCTCGTGGCATCCGCCATGGTCGCCGGCTGGGAGGCTGCCGATCGCCAGATCCGCCGTGGTCGTTCCATGGTCGTGGAGTGAGGAGTCTTCAGGAAATGGACTGGCTCCATCTTTATCCAGGTTCGTTGCAAGGAGTACACAAAAATAGAGAGTCGGTTTTTTTTTCTTAAAATCAAACCAAATGCTTGAGACTTTCAAAAAGTAAGTTTTTATCCACGTGACCATGAATATTCTGTTGGTCTGTAGTGAATCTATAGTGTAGTTTTTTTAGAAGATGTAGTGAATCTATAATGAATATCCTTTTTTAGCGAACGCCACACGATGGCTAGCTTTATTGATCTGCAAACATAATTACTACATCTTTTACTAGTAGAATGGCAGTGCGTTGCTACGggttataatgtatatataaataaaataaataaataaatagagtTATCTTCAAGGTCGAAGCTCATTTTTCCCTCATACGTTCGGGTGTGTTCCAACATTAGATGAGTGCCCAATAGGCTTCCCAGAATTTAAATGTCTGGATAGTCCAGGCTCCCCAAATCCATATCATATATGGGGAAGAAATATGGATGTCTGGACTATTCTTCATGTTATCTCCAACACGCAGACCCAACAACAAAAACCCCACTCCACGGCACACTCTTCCCTTTATTCCTATCGGGCCCTTCATTTCCTACTCGAATTTTCGTCATACCGGGACATTTCTCACTTGAGCCCTCACCTTTAGAACCAGATGATGTTCACCTCACCTTCGCCGTGCGTTGCAACATGTATGCAACTTTTTATATTTACAATATAATAGAGCGGGTAGAGCTAACATATACTATTAACACAAAATAACAAATAACTATAGAGCTAATTCTCAAAGGTCCATTCAACTTTGCAAATTAAGACCGACTTGTAAAGCGAGTGGCCACCTGAACATATTCCTCGTCTCCAATAAACTCCACCTCTAGCCCACACAACATTCATTGCTAGAAGTACTTATCGTTCTTCTCTTCCTCGTCCTTCCCTACATCTTTTATTCCTAGCCTCTTCGTCAATCTTCGTTGGCGCCAACAAACACCAGGTCAACATCAGTGTGTTCGTCAGTGACGTCTCATCTTTCTCTTCCTCCTTCCGCGCTAGTTCTAGTTCTCGATCCTACTTCTTTTATAAGATACTCTTCCTTTCTTTTTTTCGCTTTATTTTCTGGAACATTCTTTTCTTCTCCAAAACAATGGATCATTTGGCCACTTTAATTCTTTTTTCGTTCTTATTCTTGGAACACTCTTTCTTTCTACTACAGAATGAACCACCTGGGCACTGTAGTGTCGTGATGTCCTCGCCCGTGAAAATTTCAGCAACCGTCAGCGTGTGGACATACTGCAGAGCATGGCCGtcatgcatcttggtgaacgctTGGTTGCCCATGTTGCGAACGCATAGGGTGGTCGTTGTCTATGGTGCTCGGCGATGCAGAGAGCCTGTTGACCCTCCTTGTCCATGAGTGATTTCAAAATGATTCAGCGCGATTAACTGTCTACCTAACTCTatgcactagtgcagaaccgggctttagcgccggttcgtaagggcctttagtgccggttccacaaccggcactaaagagtggggactaaaggtcccccccttAATACCGGTTCATCAcaaaccggcgctaaagtgccaccacgtggcacgagccaggcccgggtgcgtgcaggacattagtaccggttggtaacaccaaccggtactaaatgtttgggggtgttttggtattattttttatttttcctttaattttgtgttttcaatttaatttagtgattattttagttgttaaatcattaggtgaaagtaccgcagattagtttcgactgaatgcatgtggatcctagctaagtgatcaagtatatgccatatccatattatacttgatcacctataattaagtgatcaagtataatatggatatggcatatacttgatcacttagctaggatccatccagctgaaactaatctgcggtttcttttataaatgatataataactcatcatcatcatcatcatcatcatcatcatcatcatcatcatcatcatcatcatattaatataaaaactcttgcatcatatcatcaacaacagtaaattagctagctaaaaatcatcatagtcgtcattaccactgtttaatcatcatagtcattaccgctatctaatcagcaccaacactagcttaaagaaaaaacattcacttgtaccagaagcaaagatatcatcgagttcaatatggtcatcatattataagcgttcataacaccacaaaagcaaatcaccctttgagattaagttcaggatgAAGAACGCGGACATGAGAGGAcaaaagtactaagagcatgaactagctaaatcactcctgctgctctctctcaggtaaaatagcatagaacatgtatagctctcctgattcatcatactggagcatgcagatgaacctgtctcctaatcgtgggctgcgcttctcattgctgcccctagtacttctctgggatcgttaacacttttgctccaatctttcactattaagcattcatcgcttttagaaatcctgaatgcactcatgtgcaatgtaggatatcttggccgtaagctaaccattgacacgtgacctttagtctcgatccactgaggcacaactgtcatcgggagtccctgttaaagaacatcgtatagtaattaatatacttagcaatgaaagtttagcaaaaaaataatgtatgcaaaagatgcactgaggacaaatagtaaaaatcttaccatctttcgtaaatagatgtgaccgtagttcaatacgatcactattggtcgcacgttttgagtactaacatttctaagtgcaggaagaaaatttgtcttaacagtatgaagatcctcaagccatgaaacataatgacttctctcctcgcagtttagttcagctccgggacagtagtaggtcctgtctaccaagcgccggacatgtttgcttgaatggaaataagctgtcaatagaattagttgtcaactatttttgaataaacaatatcaaagacataaatatggttgagaaactcacataatggtagaactggaggcgtctgcacatcgactcagatgtctctattaccttcaatatcatcttccggacgaatatcaaaagtgataaccatatcaggctcaaatgcataagccttgcatagtgcttgccaagttttgcattcaaaataggtgtacgtgtctgcattgtataatttgacgttgaaagtataaccatgctcggtcttcaggtaaactctctttacctccatagtttccatagcactgaaacctatcttatccaagacaaaaattcttgcatggcaagggatgcgctagtagaatagtgaaaatttaaaattataagttgaagcaaatgaagcatatataagtcatgcttaattacgaaaaaagacttgtcgttgtgacttactgtatccacttcgaaggtctcatccagcttgatgctgaagcgcctatctgttggaaatatgccctagaggcaataataaattggttattattatatttccttgttcatgataatcgtttattatctatgctaaaattgtattgataggaaactcaaatacatgtgtggatacatagacaacaccatgtccctagtaagcctctagttgactagctcattgatcaatagatggttacggtttcctgaccatggacattggatgtcgttgataacgggatcacatcattaggagaatgatgtgatggacaagacccaatcctaagcctagcacaagatcgtgtagttcgtttgctaagagcttttctaatgtcaagtatcatttccttagaccatgagattgtgcaactcccggataccgtaggaatgctttgggtgtaccaaacgtcac
The sequence above is a segment of the Aegilops tauschii subsp. strangulata cultivar AL8/78 chromosome 6, Aet v6.0, whole genome shotgun sequence genome. Coding sequences within it:
- the LOC109741100 gene encoding F-box protein At1g52495-like; the protein is MADATSAGATPLLPGLLDDVVICEILVRLPPKAILRCRAVSRAWRRTTSTRDFLLAHHARQPALLITSGHSYGGRLHDRDLITYDHRAADAQLQHVAQLDERDCGLVASCDGLLLISHNRYSKDACSSIYNPATHQHAPMPALCDFKVRCTVLGMYRHHPPGEYPILCLRREYIFALDSVQPLRNIRCPPEVEQVLLHREATAAVLFRGNLHWHIEQNETESNMMVIFNTTAESFRQMHALVVLAYKNDLAYADLFDMDGVLGMFSCNGAANTIDIWVLQDYESEVWTFKCKIELPVTEIKVLCGEPDNCWHAVVMSVDGELLVLVQYAEWLLQIDMDDPP